The following coding sequences lie in one Spirosoma sp. KUDC1026 genomic window:
- a CDS encoding glycoside hydrolase family 2 protein, which yields MNVLRCLLIPLVCLVLSLPAFSQYTIRQPDAIPLQGEWHFAMDPAEVGAERKWFAPELSLARWDKVTVPHCFSVDSRYQFYTGTVWYRRNFPWQPTSGKRVLLHFDAVYYQCTVWLNGQKVGTHEGGYTPFQLDVTDQLKADNNNLVISVNNNTWRPGTIPGAKDNGEPNDPFMGWLNYGGLIRPVYLTVEPAVYVDNVKVEAVPDLAKGTATLRVKTRIRNATGQAVAPKLAFLVQQDGKPVAVKWTAQTSSVAAGQLGILEAETMLKAADVKLWSVDQPTLYVLRVSTGDDTVQTNFGIRKVEVRSTQLLLNGQPIKMAGGNRVVDYPGLGSLEPDWVVEKDMRLMKEAGMELQRLTHYTPSETIYDWADRNGMLIIAEAGNWQLTPTQMDNDTIRTKFRQQFREMAERDWNHPSVIAYSVGNEYLSEQPAGQRWTKDMIAYARELDPTRLYTFASMRLNILPKKPEDEASQYCDFVSTNTYGNHLAILKHIHALYPNKPIFISEYGTRADGKDGEAGQVTHLDKFLSDVRQLPYVIGASWWAFNDYQSRYQGTNANGYRPWGLVEPDRTKRPLYKTHQTGMAPLTVERESWMLGPAGVHTLKLRITARNDFPAYAIRQYKLKTNNQTVSIPDLQPGQSAELTLSVRGFEKTLTIEVIKPTSFSILTQLIDLTNDTRTSSR from the coding sequence ATGAACGTATTACGCTGTCTGCTGATACCGCTGGTTTGTCTGGTGCTCAGCCTGCCCGCTTTTAGCCAATACACCATTCGCCAGCCCGACGCAATTCCGTTGCAGGGCGAGTGGCACTTTGCCATGGATCCCGCCGAGGTCGGGGCCGAGCGGAAATGGTTCGCGCCGGAGTTATCGCTGGCCCGCTGGGATAAGGTGACCGTACCGCACTGTTTTTCGGTTGACTCGCGCTACCAGTTCTATACCGGGACCGTCTGGTACCGACGCAATTTCCCTTGGCAACCCACCAGTGGAAAGCGGGTGTTGCTGCACTTCGATGCGGTTTATTACCAGTGTACCGTCTGGTTGAACGGGCAGAAAGTCGGTACCCACGAGGGGGGCTACACGCCGTTTCAGCTTGACGTAACCGACCAGCTAAAGGCGGATAATAATAATCTGGTGATTTCGGTCAACAACAATACCTGGCGCCCCGGAACCATCCCCGGTGCCAAAGACAACGGCGAACCTAACGACCCGTTTATGGGCTGGCTCAACTACGGGGGGCTCATCCGCCCGGTTTACCTGACTGTTGAACCAGCGGTGTATGTTGACAACGTCAAGGTTGAAGCGGTGCCCGATCTGGCGAAAGGCACGGCTACGCTACGGGTAAAAACCCGGATTCGCAACGCGACCGGTCAGGCAGTGGCACCGAAGCTGGCTTTTCTGGTACAACAGGATGGAAAACCCGTCGCGGTGAAATGGACGGCCCAAACCAGCTCGGTAGCCGCGGGTCAACTGGGCATACTGGAAGCCGAAACGATGCTGAAAGCCGCTGACGTTAAATTGTGGAGCGTGGATCAGCCCACGTTATATGTCCTGCGGGTGAGTACTGGCGACGATACGGTACAAACCAATTTCGGCATCCGAAAGGTGGAGGTACGTAGCACCCAACTGCTGCTTAACGGGCAGCCCATTAAAATGGCGGGTGGGAACCGAGTGGTCGATTATCCGGGACTGGGTTCACTCGAACCCGACTGGGTGGTGGAGAAAGACATGCGTCTGATGAAAGAAGCCGGTATGGAGCTGCAGCGCCTGACGCATTACACCCCCTCGGAAACAATCTACGACTGGGCCGACCGGAACGGGATGCTGATCATTGCCGAAGCGGGCAACTGGCAGCTGACGCCCACCCAAATGGATAACGACACCATACGGACTAAATTCCGGCAGCAGTTTCGGGAGATGGCCGAGCGCGACTGGAATCACCCCAGCGTGATTGCCTACAGCGTCGGAAACGAATACCTCTCTGAACAGCCCGCCGGGCAGCGGTGGACGAAAGACATGATTGCCTACGCCCGCGAGCTGGACCCCACCCGCCTGTATACCTTCGCGTCGATGCGACTGAATATCCTGCCGAAGAAGCCCGAAGACGAAGCCTCGCAGTACTGCGATTTCGTGTCGACCAATACGTACGGCAATCACCTGGCTATCCTGAAACACATTCACGCGCTCTATCCGAATAAACCCATTTTTATCAGCGAATACGGCACCCGCGCCGACGGGAAGGATGGTGAGGCAGGGCAGGTGACTCATCTTGACAAATTCCTCAGCGACGTGCGGCAGTTGCCCTACGTGATTGGCGCATCCTGGTGGGCGTTCAACGATTACCAGAGCCGATATCAGGGCACCAACGCCAACGGCTACCGCCCCTGGGGGCTTGTCGAGCCCGACCGGACCAAGCGACCGCTCTACAAAACCCACCAGACCGGTATGGCTCCGCTGACGGTGGAGCGGGAAAGCTGGATGCTTGGTCCGGCGGGTGTCCATACGCTCAAGCTGCGTATTACGGCCCGGAATGACTTTCCCGCCTATGCTATCCGGCAGTATAAACTGAAAACCAACAACCAGACGGTGTCGATTCCGGATCTCCAGCCGGGGCAAAGCGCTGAGCTGACCCTGTCCGTTCGTGGCTTTGAGAAGACACTTACGATTGAGGTTATTAAACCAACGAGCTTTTCTATTCTTACGCAATTAATTGATTTAACGAATGATACGCGAACAAGCAGTCGATAG
- a CDS encoding sodium:solute symporter family protein produces the protein MNTTIDTVVILVFSAFVLGIGMLFARTGRNLKSFFAGGEAVPWFIGGLSLFMSFFSAGTFVAWGSIAYKHGWVAITIQWTMCIGALVTGLFLAPRWKRTGALTAAEFIRERLGATVQKVYIFIFTLVSLFIKGSVLYPVAKLVSASLDLPLMPCTIGLGIFMIAYTAVGGLWAVMVTDILQFVVLSAAVFILLPLSLDRVGGFDSFLQRVPEDFFSPLNGEYTMGFIMAFVLYHICYIGGNWTFVQRYTSVDSPKSARKVAFLFAGLYLISPVIWMMPPMIYKVINPALTGLDTENAYLMICKLVLPPGLLGLMLTGMYFSTSASANTALNVVSAVFTNDVYKTLINPAASDKQLIRVARGSSWVFGLGMIGIALLVPAAGGIVEVVLSISSISGGPLLAPPLWALFSKRLTGLATLWITGIGLTVNLFFKVLSPWLLEFKLTRGAETMIGIGLPLLLLLGYELWARSRDRVAREELRYRMARQQKIDEAIEEGQGAEALETKRQNRFGMQVIAGALVFTAVILFILSLLTTQGAGVTAGIAVVILFSAIIPWRAAQRISLSVATSETQPLIKSTTPL, from the coding sequence ATGAATACAACCATTGATACCGTCGTTATCCTCGTTTTCTCCGCCTTCGTACTGGGGATCGGGATGCTGTTCGCCCGGACGGGGCGCAACCTGAAATCGTTCTTCGCGGGGGGCGAAGCGGTGCCGTGGTTTATCGGCGGTCTCTCGCTCTTCATGAGCTTTTTCTCCGCTGGTACGTTCGTGGCCTGGGGTTCCATCGCCTACAAACACGGCTGGGTGGCCATCACCATTCAATGGACCATGTGTATCGGCGCGCTGGTTACGGGGCTATTTCTGGCACCCCGCTGGAAACGTACCGGTGCCCTGACGGCCGCCGAGTTCATCCGGGAGCGGCTGGGCGCTACGGTGCAAAAGGTCTACATCTTCATTTTTACGCTGGTTTCCCTGTTCATCAAAGGATCGGTGCTTTACCCGGTTGCCAAACTCGTGAGTGCCTCGCTGGATCTGCCGCTGATGCCCTGCACGATTGGCCTGGGTATTTTCATGATTGCCTACACCGCCGTCGGGGGGCTCTGGGCCGTAATGGTGACCGACATTCTGCAATTCGTCGTCCTGTCGGCGGCCGTGTTCATTCTGCTGCCCCTGTCGCTGGATCGGGTGGGCGGATTCGACAGCTTTTTGCAGCGCGTACCCGAGGATTTTTTCAGTCCGCTGAACGGCGAATACACCATGGGCTTCATTATGGCCTTCGTGCTGTATCACATCTGCTACATCGGCGGCAACTGGACATTCGTGCAGCGCTACACCAGCGTCGACAGCCCCAAATCGGCCCGGAAAGTGGCTTTTCTGTTCGCCGGTCTCTACCTGATCAGCCCGGTCATCTGGATGATGCCGCCCATGATTTACAAGGTTATCAACCCCGCCCTGACGGGTCTGGATACGGAGAACGCCTACCTGATGATCTGCAAACTGGTGCTACCGCCGGGGCTACTGGGACTGATGCTCACGGGCATGTATTTCTCGACCTCCGCCAGCGCCAATACCGCCCTGAACGTGGTTTCGGCCGTGTTCACCAACGACGTCTACAAAACGCTGATCAATCCGGCGGCTTCTGATAAGCAACTGATCCGGGTAGCGCGGGGCTCGTCCTGGGTGTTTGGGCTGGGCATGATTGGGATTGCCCTACTGGTACCGGCGGCTGGCGGCATTGTCGAAGTGGTGCTGAGTATCTCGTCCATCTCGGGCGGACCGCTGCTGGCGCCACCACTCTGGGCGCTGTTCTCCAAACGTCTGACCGGCCTGGCAACGCTCTGGATCACCGGGATTGGCCTGACGGTTAACCTGTTCTTCAAGGTGCTTTCACCCTGGCTACTGGAATTTAAACTGACGCGGGGTGCCGAAACGATGATCGGTATTGGTCTGCCGCTGCTCCTGCTGCTGGGGTATGAACTCTGGGCGCGGTCGAGGGATCGGGTGGCGCGGGAAGAGCTCCGGTACCGGATGGCTCGTCAGCAGAAAATCGACGAGGCCATCGAAGAAGGGCAGGGCGCAGAGGCCCTGGAAACCAAACGGCAGAACCGGTTTGGGATGCAGGTTATCGCCGGGGCGCTGGTTTTTACGGCAGTTATTCTGTTTATCCTGAGTCTGTTGACCACGCAGGGAGCTGGCGTAACGGCGGGTATCGCGGTCGTCATTCTGTTCTCGGCCATCATTCCCTGGCGAGCTGCCCAGCGAATCAGCCTGTCAGTCGCTACGTCAGAAACCCAACCACTCATTAAGTCAACTACCCCGTTATGA
- a CDS encoding sialate O-acetylesterase: MKRITLIRIRTILFVTATLLSGGLTISLAQSKALFVVAGQSNAVGQGQADSSVRVPAGVAFEYRYQHDTLVPLADPVGENALAFQPARTGSAWPAFGERYHQLTGQQVIIIPAARGGSSCHVNAEMADYGTWSADGRKPLLANAVQKINRAQQHEKQSVSGIIWLQGERDANAIFDGKLTAQAYEAALISVIQRFREALGATIPFYIVLTGNQIGRAPTGNDVVRMAQLRVARQLTNVSIVYADANQFPAKRWMKDFVHYNQDALNDIGRTVAERIAATPK, encoded by the coding sequence ATGAAACGTATAACCCTGATCCGAATACGTACTATACTCTTCGTAACCGCTACACTGCTGAGTGGTGGCCTAACCATCAGTTTGGCACAGTCGAAAGCTTTATTTGTCGTGGCGGGTCAGAGCAACGCGGTAGGTCAGGGGCAGGCAGATTCGTCGGTTCGGGTACCGGCAGGTGTGGCGTTCGAATATCGCTATCAGCACGATACGTTAGTGCCGCTGGCCGATCCGGTGGGGGAGAACGCACTGGCGTTTCAACCAGCTCGTACAGGAAGTGCCTGGCCGGCTTTTGGTGAGCGCTACCACCAGCTAACTGGCCAGCAGGTCATCATCATACCGGCAGCCCGGGGCGGCAGTTCGTGCCACGTCAACGCCGAAATGGCCGATTATGGTACGTGGTCGGCCGACGGTCGGAAGCCATTGCTAGCGAACGCCGTTCAGAAAATCAACCGGGCGCAGCAACACGAAAAACAGTCGGTGAGCGGCATCATCTGGCTCCAGGGCGAACGGGATGCCAACGCTATTTTCGACGGCAAACTAACGGCGCAAGCCTACGAAGCTGCCCTGATCAGTGTAATCCAGCGGTTTCGGGAAGCACTGGGGGCTACCATTCCTTTTTACATCGTGCTGACGGGTAACCAGATCGGCCGCGCGCCAACGGGCAACGACGTCGTTCGGATGGCCCAGCTTCGCGTTGCCCGGCAACTGACAAACGTATCGATCGTGTATGCCGATGCGAACCAATTTCCGGCGAAGCGGTGGATGAAAGACTTTGTCCATTACAACCAGGACGCCCTGAATGACATTGGCAGAACGGTGGCCGAACGTATTGCTGCCACGCCTAAATAA
- a CDS encoding glycerophosphoryl diester phosphodiesterase, whose protein sequence is MQYACKHKLWFLLWLAWSATLAQSGQTLSLANEQVKLVVAQSPKGWQVQQLAVRHGKQWVKLAAPSGEQTLLYAVEKPSTTPDTTFRSITGEEFPGPKYHYQTVQWNESTNPVSLNTAGKAYHFFSGQGQTVDQNKLRFQHETDVATISSEWALDSRFPSDIIITQTLTAKKDGFFSLASPTLATVPGSELSWATVPGYFQGKTIQKNFALAYAYGHGIPSLPVVYRERCASTLCPMVSTQSGLTLAVIPEPGLARDPWAKDQMTQIDWNIGLSHMNRKAQLAPTLYYPVLGEPKSALKAGETIRYTFRYSLTDGDWFKALNHAVYDVYQFQESLALRQSKQSLTDRIAKMHSYLTDPKTSLWNVEEFDGKKIGAQSYLGGVVGSNKDAMKNSDYGAMWMLATATKDPLLMENVLPYAENFKLVQQQTKDGFFKGAAVGQYYLAKSKKFVEEWGEVVEPIGLTYYTMLDLGNMLLFEPTNDELKNRLRLGADRLLTWQKPNGSWAVAYDRHSEQEVFTDIQDVRPTFYGLIVAYRILHDPKYLQAARKGADWFIKNAVETGSFLGVCGDARYAPDFATGQSAQALLDLYDLTKDARYKEAAITAAKIYTTSIYTHPIASHQPKQVNGTPREDWEISQSGLSFEHGGIFGSATRHGPIQLCSHAGLFVRMYGLTKEPLFADMARAGAIGRDAFVDPKTSVASYYWNAMNKGAGPYPHHAWWQIGWLTDYLLAEAELRSGGKVSFPRGFVTPKVGPHQTYGFVPGTIYGEKASLFMQDGFAQPSNPSVDCLLARAEKGNRVYVLLLNDNASATTFQVALQPGTIGKGKKLKSVTRLVAPAKGEKSNELLFELPGFGMEVLAVDLE, encoded by the coding sequence ATGCAGTACGCTTGTAAACATAAACTCTGGTTCTTACTCTGGCTGGCCTGGTCGGCAACGCTGGCTCAGTCCGGCCAGACGCTCTCGCTGGCAAACGAACAGGTGAAACTTGTCGTCGCCCAGTCGCCGAAAGGCTGGCAGGTGCAGCAGCTGGCGGTTCGACACGGCAAGCAGTGGGTGAAACTGGCCGCGCCCTCCGGTGAACAGACGCTCCTGTATGCCGTCGAAAAACCGTCGACTACACCCGACACGACGTTCCGGTCGATTACGGGCGAGGAGTTTCCGGGGCCGAAATATCACTACCAGACGGTGCAGTGGAACGAAAGCACGAACCCTGTTTCGCTGAACACGGCCGGAAAAGCGTATCATTTCTTTTCGGGTCAGGGCCAGACCGTCGACCAGAACAAACTACGGTTTCAGCACGAGACGGACGTAGCCACTATCAGCAGCGAATGGGCGCTGGATTCCCGGTTTCCGTCGGATATTATCATTACCCAAACGCTGACGGCGAAGAAAGACGGTTTCTTCTCGCTGGCCAGCCCGACGCTGGCGACGGTGCCGGGGAGCGAACTGAGCTGGGCAACGGTGCCGGGCTATTTTCAGGGAAAGACGATCCAGAAAAACTTTGCCTTGGCTTATGCGTACGGGCATGGTATTCCGTCCCTGCCGGTTGTGTACCGGGAACGTTGCGCCAGTACGTTGTGTCCGATGGTGAGTACGCAGTCGGGCCTGACGCTGGCTGTCATTCCTGAACCCGGTCTCGCCCGCGACCCCTGGGCAAAGGACCAGATGACCCAGATCGACTGGAACATCGGTCTGTCGCACATGAACCGCAAAGCTCAGCTGGCGCCAACGCTATACTACCCGGTGCTTGGTGAACCGAAGTCGGCTTTGAAAGCCGGGGAGACGATTCGGTACACATTCCGCTACAGCCTGACCGATGGCGACTGGTTCAAAGCCCTTAACCACGCCGTTTATGATGTATACCAGTTTCAGGAGTCGCTGGCGCTGCGCCAAAGCAAACAGTCGCTGACGGACCGGATCGCCAAGATGCACAGCTACCTGACCGATCCGAAAACCTCGCTCTGGAACGTAGAGGAATTCGACGGGAAGAAGATTGGGGCGCAGTCATATCTGGGTGGGGTCGTTGGCTCGAACAAAGACGCCATGAAAAACTCGGACTACGGCGCAATGTGGATGCTGGCAACGGCCACCAAGGACCCGCTCCTGATGGAGAACGTACTGCCCTATGCCGAGAATTTCAAGCTGGTGCAGCAGCAGACCAAAGACGGATTTTTCAAAGGGGCAGCCGTCGGCCAGTACTACCTGGCTAAGTCCAAAAAGTTTGTGGAGGAGTGGGGTGAAGTGGTCGAACCCATCGGGCTGACGTACTATACCATGCTCGATCTAGGCAATATGCTCCTGTTTGAACCGACCAACGACGAGCTGAAAAACCGGCTCCGGCTGGGTGCCGATCGACTCCTGACCTGGCAGAAACCCAACGGGAGCTGGGCGGTAGCCTACGACCGACATTCGGAGCAGGAAGTGTTTACCGACATTCAGGATGTACGACCGACCTTTTACGGGCTGATCGTGGCTTACCGGATTCTGCACGATCCCAAATACCTGCAGGCGGCCCGGAAAGGGGCGGATTGGTTTATCAAAAACGCGGTAGAAACGGGCAGTTTCCTGGGCGTGTGTGGCGATGCCCGTTACGCCCCCGACTTCGCTACGGGCCAGTCGGCGCAGGCGCTGCTGGATTTGTACGATCTGACAAAGGATGCCCGCTACAAAGAGGCTGCTATCACGGCGGCCAAAATCTACACAACCTCGATCTATACGCACCCCATTGCCAGCCATCAGCCCAAGCAGGTGAACGGGACTCCGCGCGAAGACTGGGAGATCAGCCAGTCGGGGCTGAGTTTTGAGCACGGTGGTATTTTCGGATCGGCTACCCGCCACGGCCCCATCCAACTATGCAGCCACGCCGGTCTGTTCGTCCGGATGTATGGATTGACGAAAGAGCCGCTGTTTGCCGACATGGCCCGCGCTGGTGCCATTGGTCGCGACGCGTTTGTCGATCCGAAAACCAGCGTCGCGTCCTACTACTGGAACGCCATGAACAAAGGGGCCGGGCCGTATCCGCACCACGCCTGGTGGCAGATTGGCTGGCTGACCGATTACCTGCTGGCCGAAGCCGAGCTACGGTCTGGCGGCAAGGTTAGCTTCCCCCGCGGGTTTGTTACACCCAAAGTGGGTCCCCACCAGACGTACGGCTTTGTACCGGGAACCATCTACGGCGAGAAAGCCAGCCTGTTCATGCAGGACGGGTTCGCGCAGCCGAGTAACCCGTCCGTGGATTGTCTGCTGGCCCGCGCCGAAAAAGGCAATCGCGTCTACGTCCTGCTGCTCAACGATAACGCTAGCGCAACTACGTTTCAGGTAGCGCTCCAGCCCGGAACGATAGGGAAGGGGAAGAAACTGAAGTCGGTAACACGTCTGGTAGCCCCAGCTAAAGGTGAGAAGTCAAACGAGTTATTGTTTGAACTGCCTGGGTTCGGGATGGAAGTACTCGCCGTTGATCTGGAATAA
- a CDS encoding RagB/SusD family nutrient uptake outer membrane protein, producing the protein MKKIFIPIIAAFGLASCQLDETPYSSIFTENFYKTPQDAEASITSAYGTLATLYGGPAPLMASDFSADQVYPRPVVARNTYTLFTYDQEYSAARSFSRENESPLYIWRCYSGIEKANWTIDRVPGITMDTKRRDEIVGEAYFLRAFYHWMLTKNFGDIIVKTSASTSLANATVGKSPRKDVYAQIYKDLDQAVALLPSYSATLVKGRASKEVALALYAKAALYNEDWTTSLQKAQAVITSGKYSLMPEVKDVYNVTKEDAARQENMWAYECENFTPGQTSQIGSLYGPANSAGPEYGRSSYGSAFAYQSFFDSFDPKDKRRQLLDTNYVNAQGQVVRQRNITPVTTKGVLVKKYQDANSNGGNYAINIPIFRLADVYLIAAEAEARQNGPTTTAYGYINTIRKRAGLADLAVGLGKDAFIDRLLQERSWELFAEGDRWYDLTRTDKFLTVIPKAVNDVYPTRNVQAKNKYFPIPRDEINANPQLQQNPDWQ; encoded by the coding sequence ATGAAAAAGATATTCATCCCAATAATTGCGGCTTTCGGCTTGGCTTCCTGTCAGCTGGATGAGACGCCGTATTCGTCCATTTTTACCGAAAACTTTTACAAGACGCCCCAGGATGCCGAAGCGTCCATTACGTCGGCTTATGGAACGCTGGCGACTCTTTACGGGGGACCAGCTCCCCTGATGGCGTCCGATTTTAGCGCCGATCAGGTGTATCCGCGCCCGGTGGTGGCCCGCAACACGTACACCCTGTTCACCTACGATCAGGAGTATTCGGCGGCCCGGAGCTTTAGCCGGGAAAACGAATCGCCCCTGTATATCTGGCGTTGCTACAGCGGCATCGAAAAGGCCAACTGGACGATTGACCGGGTACCGGGTATCACGATGGATACCAAACGCCGGGATGAAATCGTGGGAGAGGCTTATTTCCTGCGAGCGTTCTACCACTGGATGCTGACCAAAAACTTTGGCGACATCATCGTCAAAACCAGCGCCAGCACCAGCCTGGCAAACGCTACGGTCGGCAAAAGTCCACGCAAGGACGTGTACGCGCAGATTTACAAAGATCTGGATCAGGCCGTGGCGCTGCTGCCATCATACTCGGCCACGCTGGTAAAAGGACGGGCGTCGAAAGAGGTAGCGCTGGCGCTGTACGCCAAAGCTGCTCTCTATAACGAGGACTGGACTACGTCGCTGCAAAAAGCGCAGGCCGTCATCACGTCGGGTAAATACAGCCTAATGCCGGAGGTAAAAGACGTGTATAACGTAACGAAAGAGGACGCGGCCCGGCAGGAAAATATGTGGGCCTACGAGTGCGAAAACTTCACGCCGGGGCAAACCTCACAGATCGGCTCGTTGTATGGCCCCGCCAATAGCGCTGGTCCGGAATACGGCCGCTCGTCCTACGGCTCGGCCTTTGCCTATCAGTCGTTCTTCGATTCGTTTGATCCCAAAGACAAACGACGCCAGCTGCTGGATACGAACTATGTGAATGCGCAGGGACAGGTGGTTCGCCAACGGAACATCACGCCCGTGACGACGAAAGGTGTTCTGGTGAAGAAATACCAGGATGCCAACTCAAACGGCGGCAACTACGCCATTAACATCCCTATCTTCCGCCTGGCCGATGTGTATCTGATTGCTGCGGAGGCCGAAGCCCGGCAGAATGGCCCGACCACGACAGCCTATGGCTACATCAACACCATCCGCAAGCGGGCTGGCCTGGCCGATCTGGCGGTAGGTTTGGGCAAAGACGCCTTTATTGATCGGTTGCTGCAGGAGCGTTCGTGGGAGTTGTTCGCGGAGGGCGACCGCTGGTACGACCTGACTCGTACCGACAAATTTTTGACGGTGATCCCGAAAGCGGTGAACGATGTCTATCCAACACGGAACGTGCAGGCCAAAAACAAATATTTCCCCATTCCGCGGGATGAGATCAACGCCAATCCGCAGCTGCAGCAGAACCCCGACTGGCAGTAA